One genomic region from Amycolatopsis sp. FBCC-B4732 encodes:
- a CDS encoding S8 family serine peptidase yields the protein MRRKQKAAAIALAAGMAFPVPAVAVAAPAPAADGQSVTLITGDRVRVLPGARGAAAAVVVEPGAGRTGIGFLRETSTGGRPGDVTVVPADALPLLAAGRLDPRLFDVSELLRQHLADPEPGLPLIMTYAAGARPAAAAATTVRDLPSVRGAAVRQDRRRGAEFWTWLTASPGTLRPGIGKVWLDGLATPALDVSVPQIGAPAAWQAGYTGSGVTVGLLDTGVKADHPDLAGKVVAARDFTGTRPDASDDLGHGTHVAGIIAGTGAASGGRYRGVAPDARLISGKVCVAYGCPESAVIAGMEWIAPQVPVVNLSLGGDATDGTDPLSQAVNTLTAQYGTLFVAPAGNDRTLDLPEPLPVVAPAAADAALAVGSVSATDVTSPFSNRGPRLGDYAVKPDLSAPGEGIVSARAPGTRDGDAAPVDADYARLSGTSMAAPHVAGVAALLRQEHPDWTAGRLKPTLTSTAQPTGDVAGQGAGRVDAARAVTQQVTATTGSLSYGFFAWPHTTPVTKTVTYRNDGATAVTLALTSSDGLVTPAAATVVVPAHGTAGVGVTLRPTAAATGPHSGRLSATAPGIAVQTAFGATLERESYDVTVRLIGRSGGPGAGIAKLVSTTTGEAFGVRPIGADGVAVVRVPKGSYDLNAFDVSGQAVTLLSKPGVAITANTSFTLDARTGKPVRAVVDHADAHLQSGELGLVSGNPAGDRTSTLAWLVQPGNELFAAGSGRQVTDHTYAMYLRATLAAREPGTDPAGYVYQLALLERGRVPADPVFRARDRDLAVVDARYRTQGGTTDGLRVDYASFGFPGADSGAYQILPHTLPSRRTEYYTPGPSVSWQHILAVYPPDLTDSENQFSYRTYRPGAQRADWNSGPVGPAFGAPRDGWGVLRAGDQLTYAIPVVSGSDPEQYSAPPVGLSGTATLSRGGVELGTSPDPAFGAFTVPAGAGPLTLRSVATRSVPWSLLGTHVDVAWTFRDTGEAVPPPLMVVRAQGALDDDSRAPAGRPFLLALTAQRQPGAGAFRLADLRVETSADDGTTWADAHAIRLGDGGLAVVRNPAGDSFVSLRITARDTEGNSVTQTVLRAYRTTSG from the coding sequence GTGCGTCGGAAACAAAAAGCGGCGGCGATCGCGCTGGCGGCCGGAATGGCGTTTCCCGTTCCCGCGGTCGCCGTGGCCGCACCGGCTCCCGCGGCGGACGGCCAGTCGGTCACGCTCATCACCGGCGACCGCGTCCGGGTGCTGCCCGGGGCCCGCGGGGCGGCGGCCGCGGTCGTCGTCGAGCCCGGAGCGGGCCGAACCGGGATCGGCTTCCTGCGCGAGACGAGCACCGGCGGCCGCCCGGGCGACGTCACCGTGGTGCCCGCGGACGCGCTGCCGCTGCTGGCCGCCGGGCGGCTCGACCCGCGCCTGTTCGACGTCTCCGAACTGCTGCGCCAGCACCTGGCCGACCCCGAACCGGGCCTGCCGCTGATCATGACCTACGCCGCCGGGGCCCGGCCGGCCGCGGCGGCCGCCACGACAGTCCGGGACCTGCCCAGCGTGCGCGGGGCGGCCGTGCGCCAGGACCGGCGGCGCGGCGCGGAGTTCTGGACCTGGCTCACCGCGTCTCCGGGCACGCTGCGGCCCGGCATCGGCAAGGTGTGGCTGGACGGCCTGGCCACCCCCGCCCTCGACGTCAGCGTGCCGCAGATCGGCGCCCCGGCCGCCTGGCAGGCCGGCTACACCGGCAGCGGGGTCACCGTCGGGCTGCTCGACACCGGCGTCAAGGCCGACCACCCGGACCTGGCGGGCAAGGTCGTGGCCGCCCGCGACTTCACCGGGACCCGCCCGGACGCGAGCGACGACCTCGGCCACGGCACGCACGTCGCGGGCATCATCGCCGGCACCGGCGCCGCCTCCGGTGGCCGCTACCGGGGCGTGGCGCCGGACGCGCGGCTGATCAGCGGCAAGGTGTGCGTCGCCTACGGCTGCCCGGAGTCGGCGGTGATCGCCGGCATGGAGTGGATCGCGCCGCAGGTGCCGGTGGTCAACCTCAGCCTCGGCGGCGACGCGACCGACGGCACGGACCCGTTGTCCCAGGCGGTGAACACCCTCACCGCGCAGTACGGCACCCTCTTCGTCGCCCCGGCGGGCAACGACCGGACGCTCGACCTGCCCGAGCCGCTGCCGGTCGTCGCGCCCGCCGCGGCCGACGCCGCGCTCGCCGTCGGCAGCGTGTCCGCGACCGACGTGACCAGCCCGTTCTCGAACCGCGGGCCGCGCCTCGGCGACTACGCGGTCAAGCCCGACCTGTCCGCGCCCGGTGAAGGCATCGTCTCGGCACGGGCCCCGGGCACGCGGGACGGCGACGCGGCGCCGGTCGACGCCGACTACGCCCGGCTGTCCGGCACGTCGATGGCGGCGCCGCACGTCGCCGGCGTGGCCGCGCTGCTGCGGCAGGAGCACCCGGACTGGACCGCCGGCCGGCTCAAGCCCACGTTGACCAGCACCGCGCAGCCCACCGGCGACGTCGCGGGTCAGGGCGCGGGCCGGGTGGACGCGGCCCGCGCGGTCACCCAGCAGGTCACCGCCACCACCGGGAGCCTCAGCTACGGCTTCTTCGCCTGGCCGCACACCACGCCGGTGACGAAGACCGTGACCTACCGCAACGACGGGGCCACCGCCGTCACCCTCGCGCTCACCAGCTCCGACGGGCTCGTCACGCCGGCCGCGGCCACCGTGGTGGTCCCCGCGCACGGCACCGCCGGTGTCGGCGTCACCCTCCGGCCCACGGCGGCGGCGACCGGCCCGCACAGCGGCCGGCTGAGCGCGACGGCGCCCGGGATCGCCGTGCAGACCGCGTTCGGCGCCACCCTCGAGCGCGAGAGCTACGACGTCACGGTCCGGCTGATCGGCCGGAGCGGCGGGCCCGGCGCGGGCATCGCCAAGCTCGTCAGCACCACGACCGGGGAAGCGTTCGGCGTCCGGCCGATCGGGGCCGACGGCGTCGCCGTGGTCCGGGTGCCCAAGGGCAGCTACGACCTCAACGCGTTCGACGTCTCGGGCCAGGCGGTGACCCTGCTGTCCAAGCCCGGGGTCGCGATCACCGCGAACACCTCGTTCACGCTGGACGCCCGCACGGGCAAGCCGGTGCGCGCGGTGGTCGACCACGCGGACGCGCACCTGCAGTCGGGCGAGCTCGGCCTGGTGTCGGGGAACCCGGCAGGCGACCGCACCAGCACGCTCGCCTGGCTCGTCCAGCCCGGCAACGAGCTGTTCGCCGCCGGCTCCGGCCGCCAGGTCACCGACCACACGTACGCGATGTACCTGCGGGCCACGCTGGCCGCCCGCGAGCCGGGCACCGATCCGGCCGGGTACGTCTACCAGCTGGCGCTGCTCGAACGCGGCCGCGTGCCCGCCGACCCGGTGTTCCGGGCGCGCGACCGGGACCTCGCCGTCGTCGACGCCCGCTACCGCACCCAGGGCGGGACCACGGACGGCCTGCGCGTCGACTACGCGTCGTTCGGTTTCCCGGGCGCCGACAGCGGCGCGTACCAGATCCTGCCGCACACGCTGCCGAGTCGGCGGACCGAGTACTACACGCCGGGACCGTCGGTGAGCTGGCAGCACATCCTCGCGGTGTACCCGCCGGACCTGACCGACTCGGAGAACCAGTTCTCCTACCGGACCTACCGGCCCGGCGCCCAGCGCGCGGACTGGAACAGCGGCCCGGTGGGGCCCGCGTTCGGCGCGCCGCGGGACGGCTGGGGCGTGCTGCGCGCGGGTGACCAGCTGACCTACGCGATCCCGGTGGTCTCGGGCAGCGACCCGGAGCAGTACAGCGCGCCGCCGGTGGGCCTGTCCGGCACGGCGACGCTGTCGCGCGGCGGGGTGGAGCTGGGCACCAGCCCCGATCCGGCCTTCGGGGCGTTCACCGTGCCCGCCGGCGCCGGCCCGCTCACCCTGCGCTCCGTCGCCACCCGCAGCGTGCCGTGGTCGCTGCTCGGCACCCACGTCGACGTGGCGTGGACGTTCCGCGACACCGGCGAGGCCGTTCCGCCGCCGCTCATGGTGGTCCGGGCGCAGGGCGCGCTCGACGACGACAGCCGAGCCCCGGCGGGCCGGCCGTTCCTGCTCGCGCTCACGGCGCAGCGGCAGCCGGGGGCGGGCGCGTTCCGCCTCGCGGACCTGCGGGTCGAGACCTCCGCGGACGACGGCACGACGTGGGCGGACGCGCACGCGATCCGGCTCGGCGACGGCGGCCTGGCGGTGGTGCGCAACCCGGCGGGGGACAGCTTCGTCTCGCTGCGCATCACGGCCCGCGACACCGAGGGGAACAGCGTCACCCAGACCGTGCTCAGGGCGTACCGGACGACGTCAGGGTGA
- a CDS encoding ABC transporter ATP-binding protein, with protein sequence MRDPADPVVRVRGLRMRYGANDVLHGVEFEAYRGEVVCLLGPNGAGKTTTIEILEGFRMRSAGEVSVLGTDPAHGGEDWRARLGVVLQSWRDHGKWRVRELLAHLGRYYAPYSTPSMPRPWDVDELIGAVGLTDHAHKKLKQLSGGQRRRLDVAIGIVGRPELLFLDEPTAGFDPEARREFHDLVHRLSDELDTTILLTTHDLDEAEKLADRILILNGGRIVADGSADELSRQIAGEAEVRWSVGDQRFVHSTTEATKYVYDLFKQHGEAVADLEVRRASLEDTYMTLVHRAETAGETELGLQEAGAR encoded by the coding sequence ATGAGAGATCCAGCCGATCCGGTGGTCCGCGTGCGCGGGCTACGCATGCGCTACGGCGCGAACGACGTGCTGCACGGGGTCGAGTTCGAGGCGTACCGCGGTGAGGTCGTCTGCCTGCTCGGGCCCAACGGCGCGGGCAAGACGACCACGATCGAGATCCTCGAAGGCTTCCGCATGCGGTCGGCCGGCGAGGTGAGCGTGCTGGGCACCGACCCGGCGCACGGCGGGGAGGACTGGCGGGCGCGGCTGGGGGTCGTCCTCCAGTCCTGGCGCGACCACGGGAAGTGGCGCGTCCGGGAGCTGCTCGCGCACCTCGGCCGGTACTACGCGCCGTACTCGACGCCGTCGATGCCGCGGCCGTGGGACGTCGACGAGCTGATCGGCGCGGTCGGGCTGACCGACCACGCGCACAAGAAGCTCAAGCAGCTCTCCGGGGGCCAGCGGCGGCGGCTCGACGTCGCGATCGGCATCGTCGGGCGGCCCGAGCTGCTGTTCCTCGACGAGCCGACCGCGGGCTTCGACCCCGAGGCGCGCCGCGAGTTCCACGACCTCGTGCACCGGCTCTCCGACGAGCTCGACACCACGATCCTGCTCACCACGCACGACCTCGACGAGGCCGAGAAGCTGGCCGACCGGATCCTCATCCTCAACGGCGGCCGGATCGTCGCCGACGGCTCGGCCGACGAGCTGAGCCGGCAGATCGCCGGGGAGGCCGAAGTCCGCTGGAGCGTCGGCGACCAGCGCTTCGTGCACTCGACGACCGAAGCGACGAAGTACGTGTACGACCTGTTCAAGCAGCACGGCGAGGCGGTCGCGGACCTCGAGGTCCGGCGGGCGTCGCTGGAAGACACCTACATGACGCTGGTCCACCGCGCCGAGACCGCCGGCGAAACGGAGCTCGGCCTCCAGGAAGCGGGTGCGCGATGA
- a CDS encoding MauE/DoxX family redox-associated membrane protein, whose product MNVFWTAAMTVLSATGAILLVAAGLGHAVRHREHRAVLRAHRLLPPALAVPTTLVELLLGAAVLLVLLVVPAAATPAVLAQAVLYVAFAGYAGVLRVRRPGVPCGCFGTEAVSWAVVARAAVLAAGSAGCAALGTADPLCVAAGAVLAMAAYLFR is encoded by the coding sequence GTGAATGTTTTCTGGACGGCGGCGATGACCGTTTTGTCCGCGACGGGGGCGATTCTTCTGGTCGCGGCCGGGCTCGGGCACGCGGTGCGCCACCGGGAGCACCGCGCGGTGCTGCGGGCGCACCGCCTGCTGCCCCCGGCGCTCGCCGTCCCGACGACGCTGGTGGAGCTGCTGCTCGGCGCCGCCGTCCTGCTGGTCCTGCTCGTGGTTCCGGCGGCCGCCACGCCGGCCGTGCTCGCGCAGGCTGTCTTATACGTCGCGTTCGCCGGTTACGCGGGCGTGCTGCGCGTGCGACGACCGGGCGTGCCGTGCGGCTGCTTCGGCACCGAGGCCGTTTCGTGGGCCGTGGTGGCGAGAGCGGCCGTGCTCGCCGCGGGCAGCGCCGGCTGCGCGGCCCTCGGGACGGCGGACCCGCTGTGCGTGGCAGCGGGCGCCGTCCTCGCGATGGCGGCCTACCTGTTTCGCTGA
- a CDS encoding NlpC/P60 family protein: MRKAVRIGVLAAVIGLSGAAALYVATQDRQDITAISASPAPSGAAVTGGYTYDRLADPARTIVRDGAGAQLASFTDGSRTVMLTGRSRTFTEPKFTTAGITSTAWIRLAPQPWQAGAEKEPWFTGWFPKAAADTGPDVLAMALQYTDGAADQVVKKLRVAGDASFGPDSAEGRLEKSDFYDYLGIGWDFPDGVHEAAEPRRARSLDCSGFVRMVYGYRAGYPLLGTNTKGPGLPRRAWALAELGPGTSLIPDEKKQVTDFSRLQPGDLLFFNLEPQLGPQVSHTGIYLGIDGDGHHRVLSSRKVANGPTFGDAGGVSLIDGSGTYAKAFRTAKRL; the protein is encoded by the coding sequence ATGCGCAAGGCGGTCCGGATCGGTGTCCTCGCCGCGGTCATCGGCCTGTCCGGCGCGGCCGCGCTGTACGTCGCCACGCAGGACCGGCAGGACATCACGGCCATCTCGGCGTCGCCCGCGCCCTCGGGGGCGGCCGTCACCGGCGGCTACACCTACGACCGGCTGGCCGACCCGGCCCGGACGATCGTGCGCGACGGGGCGGGCGCCCAGCTGGCGTCGTTCACCGACGGCTCCCGCACGGTCATGCTGACCGGCCGGTCCCGGACGTTCACCGAGCCGAAGTTCACCACGGCCGGCATCACGTCGACGGCCTGGATCCGGCTCGCGCCGCAGCCGTGGCAGGCGGGCGCGGAGAAGGAGCCGTGGTTCACCGGCTGGTTCCCGAAGGCGGCCGCCGACACCGGCCCGGACGTGCTCGCGATGGCGCTGCAGTACACCGACGGCGCGGCCGACCAGGTCGTGAAGAAGCTGCGCGTGGCCGGGGACGCCAGCTTCGGCCCGGACAGCGCCGAGGGGCGGCTCGAGAAGTCCGATTTCTACGACTACCTGGGCATCGGCTGGGACTTCCCGGACGGCGTCCACGAGGCCGCGGAGCCGCGGCGCGCCCGGTCCCTCGACTGCTCGGGGTTCGTGCGGATGGTCTACGGCTACCGGGCGGGCTACCCGCTGCTCGGCACGAACACGAAGGGCCCCGGCCTGCCGCGGCGGGCGTGGGCGCTGGCCGAGCTGGGGCCGGGCACCTCGCTGATACCCGACGAGAAGAAGCAGGTGACGGACTTCAGCCGGCTCCAGCCGGGTGACCTGCTGTTCTTCAACCTCGAGCCGCAGCTCGGGCCACAGGTCTCGCACACGGGCATCTACCTGGGCATCGACGGCGACGGGCACCACCGCGTGCTGTCCAGCCGCAAGGTGGCGAACGGCCCGACCTTCGGCGACGCGGGCGGCGTCTCGCTGATCGACGGGTCCGGGACGTACGCGAAGGCGTTCCGCACGGCCAAGCGGCTCTGA
- a CDS encoding poly-gamma-glutamate biosynthesis protein PgsC/CapC, translating into MLTTSLAPEVATVGLAIGLLLSLVCYLTTNLSPGGMITPGWIALTMVEDYRRAAIIVLMTALTFGGTKALQRMVILYGKRLFAAVVLLGVLLQTTLLLFLQADFPLLFVHQTLGFVVPGLVAYQLVRQKPVATMLATGGVSLASYAVLISGVLIGLVPTV; encoded by the coding sequence ATGCTCACCACGTCCCTCGCCCCCGAGGTCGCCACCGTCGGGCTCGCCATCGGCCTGCTGCTGTCGCTGGTCTGCTACCTGACGACGAACCTGTCCCCCGGCGGGATGATCACGCCCGGCTGGATCGCGCTGACGATGGTCGAGGACTACCGGCGCGCGGCGATCATCGTGCTGATGACGGCGCTGACCTTCGGCGGTACGAAGGCGTTGCAGCGCATGGTCATCCTGTACGGCAAGCGGCTCTTCGCCGCGGTCGTGCTGCTCGGCGTGCTGCTGCAGACGACGTTGCTGCTCTTCCTCCAGGCCGACTTCCCGCTGCTGTTCGTGCACCAGACGCTCGGGTTCGTGGTGCCGGGCCTGGTCGCCTACCAGCTGGTCCGGCAGAAGCCGGTGGCGACGATGCTCGCCACTGGCGGCGTCAGCCTGGCCAGTTACGCGGTGCTGATCAGCGGCGTGCTGATCGGCCTGGTCCCGACGGTGTGA
- a CDS encoding ABC transporter permease — protein MNAKTAALRTGLARGWIEFKQTWTNRDDVVGQLVFVALFLGALFFMRNATLPGTGFSLGAATVPGVLGAGIVFNGLNSTAGYLAIDREDGTLLRAKATPNGMLGYLVGKTTAVAIAQVTSILLVLIPCLFLFDSLAPDGGWSYLHLVWVLALGLVATLPLGAALGSLTNSPRSIALITLPIMGLGAISGIFYPVTALPGWVQGVAQVFPMYWLGLGMRSALLPDTAVVVEIGQSWRPLPTLAVLVAWAVIGLALAPVLLRRMARREAGSSVAERREKAMQRVG, from the coding sequence ATGAACGCCAAGACCGCCGCGCTGCGCACCGGCCTGGCGCGCGGCTGGATCGAGTTCAAGCAGACCTGGACCAACCGGGACGACGTCGTCGGGCAGCTGGTCTTCGTCGCGCTCTTCCTCGGCGCGCTGTTCTTCATGCGCAACGCCACCCTGCCCGGCACCGGCTTCTCGCTCGGCGCGGCCACCGTGCCCGGCGTGCTCGGCGCCGGGATCGTGTTCAACGGCTTGAACAGCACGGCGGGCTACCTCGCCATCGACCGCGAGGACGGCACGCTGCTGCGCGCGAAAGCGACGCCGAACGGCATGCTCGGCTACCTGGTCGGGAAGACGACGGCGGTGGCGATCGCGCAGGTCACCTCGATCCTGCTGGTGCTGATCCCGTGCCTGTTCCTGTTCGACTCGCTGGCCCCGGACGGCGGCTGGTCGTACCTGCACCTGGTGTGGGTGCTGGCGCTCGGGCTGGTGGCGACCCTGCCGCTCGGGGCCGCGCTGGGCTCGCTGACCAACAGCCCGCGGTCGATCGCGCTGATCACGCTGCCGATCATGGGCCTGGGCGCGATCTCGGGGATCTTCTACCCGGTCACCGCGCTGCCGGGCTGGGTGCAGGGCGTCGCGCAGGTGTTCCCGATGTACTGGCTGGGGCTCGGCATGCGCTCGGCGCTGCTGCCGGACACCGCGGTGGTCGTCGAAATCGGCCAGTCGTGGCGGCCGTTGCCGACCCTCGCCGTGCTCGTCGCGTGGGCCGTGATCGGATTGGCACTGGCCCCGGTCCTGCTCCGCCGCATGGCGCGGCGCGAAGCGGGTTCGTCGGTGGCCGAACGGCGGGAGAAGGCCATGCAGCGTGTGGGGTAG
- a CDS encoding helix-turn-helix transcriptional regulator — MSEVVYNRIAMLRAERSISRRQLAEALGVHYQTIGYLERGEYSPSLYLALRIAEFFEVSVEVLFSTKPFPRLGERSA, encoded by the coding sequence ATGAGTGAGGTCGTCTACAACCGGATCGCGATGCTGCGCGCGGAGCGGTCGATCTCCCGCCGCCAGCTCGCGGAGGCCCTCGGCGTGCACTACCAGACGATCGGCTACCTCGAACGCGGCGAGTACAGCCCGAGCCTCTACCTGGCGCTGCGGATCGCGGAGTTCTTCGAGGTCTCGGTGGAGGTCCTGTTCTCCACGAAGCCGTTCCCCCGCCTCGGAGAACGCTCCGCCTGA
- a CDS encoding HAMP domain-containing protein yields the protein MNRPTPHGDRAARLRAQIPEAGFPRGVGVASATTFALLLLIAAFTALYLSTAGPLSLVRADDRAGRVSDEVTASRQRTTAGIAQSVATSATAAAGDLQVAAGSGVFDTTDDDALLARLGETYDDWRGIAVYDPASQKVPATRGEPVPVETLRGVAIASLTVRPVARPGDTPLVLTALPLTGTRAGKLLVVSTALRGIGGELAEGTQVRLVTSDGAVLHTHGTDVAATDRPAQELLARASTAAAAGQAGVLTGDAEAAGKRAPVVAYAPVSPSGTGGSLGLSVVSFGRSPVDAVPVRWPGLIPAAALLVLAVLGFVLLRRAVVAPIRRLRTDALAVAAGGLGKPVRPSRIREVNVLTTAVERYRCRLRRRKPAKPVRPFLSAQLVIVLVALALLGWSGAVAATLGRQHAEVSPTTLSEHGVRVTRSADTLRRSLAEGLTDLQSVARLGKGKQPDRLRGMLDQLAGTESRFRSVYVADEQGSVVLQAGRESLRDPGKLPDGEGLRQHNTSGRVPVVYAFTPLPDSKNVLVGEYDVPRMAALLGPAGGRVRVVDEGKRTIADTEGYLAFDALTDPALIKSVDAAQAGKDARQTTSSALVAAQRLADKGNAASLKWVVVAEQPIGSLGLADNTVRSGARVAALLTAVVALMLFAWHFLVVVRPLRRVGEEARRIARGDTGAVVYPQRQDEIGTIASCVEICRQALTEGRDRLGEVRRPVGAATDETVLLQRIELDGAGV from the coding sequence GTGAACCGGCCAACACCGCACGGCGATCGCGCCGCCCGGTTGCGCGCGCAGATCCCGGAAGCGGGCTTCCCGCGCGGGGTGGGCGTGGCGTCCGCGACGACGTTCGCGCTGCTGCTGCTCATCGCCGCCTTCACCGCGCTGTACCTGTCCACCGCGGGCCCGCTTTCCCTGGTCCGCGCCGACGACCGGGCGGGCCGGGTCTCCGACGAGGTCACCGCGAGCCGGCAGCGCACCACCGCCGGGATCGCGCAGAGCGTCGCGACGTCGGCGACGGCGGCCGCGGGTGACCTGCAGGTCGCGGCCGGCTCCGGGGTGTTCGACACCACCGACGACGACGCGCTCCTCGCCCGCCTGGGGGAAACCTACGACGACTGGCGCGGGATCGCCGTCTACGACCCGGCTTCGCAGAAGGTGCCGGCCACGCGCGGCGAGCCGGTGCCGGTGGAGACGCTGCGGGGAGTCGCGATCGCGAGCCTCACCGTCCGCCCGGTCGCCCGCCCCGGCGACACCCCGCTCGTGCTGACCGCGCTCCCGCTCACCGGGACCCGCGCCGGCAAGCTCCTCGTCGTCTCGACGGCGTTGCGCGGGATCGGCGGCGAGCTGGCCGAGGGCACCCAGGTCCGCCTGGTCACTTCGGACGGCGCGGTGCTGCACACGCACGGCACCGACGTCGCCGCGACCGACCGGCCCGCGCAGGAACTGCTCGCCCGCGCCTCGACCGCGGCCGCCGCGGGCCAGGCCGGCGTCCTCACCGGCGACGCCGAAGCGGCGGGCAAGCGCGCCCCCGTCGTCGCCTACGCCCCGGTCTCGCCGTCCGGCACCGGCGGCAGCCTCGGCCTGTCCGTCGTCTCGTTCGGCCGCTCGCCGGTCGACGCGGTGCCGGTCCGCTGGCCGGGCCTGATCCCCGCCGCCGCGCTGCTCGTCCTCGCCGTGCTCGGGTTCGTCCTGCTGCGGCGCGCGGTCGTCGCGCCGATCCGCCGCCTGCGCACCGACGCGCTCGCCGTCGCGGCCGGCGGGCTCGGCAAGCCGGTCCGGCCCTCGCGGATCCGCGAAGTGAACGTCCTCACGACCGCGGTCGAGCGCTACCGCTGCCGGCTCCGCCGCCGCAAGCCCGCGAAGCCGGTCCGGCCGTTCCTCTCCGCCCAGCTCGTCATCGTGCTCGTCGCACTGGCGCTGCTCGGCTGGTCCGGTGCGGTCGCCGCGACGCTCGGGCGGCAGCACGCCGAGGTCTCGCCGACCACGCTCAGCGAACACGGCGTCCGCGTCACGCGCTCGGCCGACACGCTGCGCCGCAGCCTCGCCGAGGGCCTCACCGACCTGCAGTCCGTCGCGCGGCTCGGCAAGGGGAAGCAGCCGGACCGGCTGCGCGGCATGCTCGACCAGCTGGCCGGCACCGAAAGCCGGTTCCGCAGCGTCTACGTCGCCGACGAGCAGGGCTCGGTGGTGCTGCAAGCCGGGCGCGAGTCCCTGCGCGACCCCGGCAAGCTGCCGGACGGCGAAGGGCTGCGCCAGCACAACACCAGCGGCCGCGTCCCGGTCGTCTACGCCTTCACGCCGCTGCCGGACTCGAAGAACGTCCTGGTCGGCGAGTACGACGTGCCGCGGATGGCCGCGCTGCTCGGGCCGGCCGGCGGCCGCGTCCGCGTCGTCGACGAGGGCAAGCGGACCATCGCCGACACCGAGGGCTACCTCGCCTTCGACGCGCTCACCGATCCGGCGCTGATCAAGAGCGTCGACGCGGCGCAAGCCGGCAAGGACGCCCGCCAGACGACGTCGTCGGCGCTCGTCGCGGCGCAGCGCCTGGCCGACAAGGGCAACGCGGCTTCGCTGAAGTGGGTCGTGGTCGCCGAGCAGCCGATCGGCTCGCTCGGGCTCGCGGACAACACCGTGCGCTCGGGGGCGCGGGTCGCCGCCCTGCTCACCGCCGTCGTCGCGCTGATGCTGTTCGCCTGGCACTTCCTGGTCGTCGTGCGGCCGCTGCGACGGGTCGGCGAGGAGGCCCGGCGGATCGCCCGCGGCGACACCGGCGCCGTCGTCTACCCGCAGCGGCAGGACGAGATCGGCACCATCGCCTCCTGCGTCGAGATCTGCCGCCAGGCCCTGACCGAAGGCCGGGACCGGCTCGGCGAGGTCCGGCGCCCGGTGGGGGCGGCGACCGACGAAACCGTGCTGCTCCAGCGCATCGAGCTGGACGGGGCCGGGGTCTGA
- the pgsB gene encoding poly-gamma-glutamate synthase PgsB: MTFLYVVLLLASAAMLTAGIAEQRQHYRHLHSIPTRVLVNGIRGKSSITRLCAGALRGGGLVTTAKTTGTAARFIHPDGSEEPVYRKFGIANVVEQIGIVRRAAAYRPDALVIECMAVMPDLQEINQSKLIRSTIGVLCNVREDHLAEMGPTLDDVARSLSRSMPVGGICLTAEKDRLHILQEEAAKRDCELIAVDPESVSDQEMRGFGWITFKENVAIALAVADLLGVNRQLALDGMWAAPPDPGVLQVHQYRAGRRHLRFANVFAANDPESTLMNIDQLRAQGAISDPLHVIINCRPDRVERNGQMGALIPRIAPERVVLIGEPTRSARAAIPSEWHDRVVDLGGSRSPRELLRGIVGGVERQASLIAIGNIHGQGELLIEELAKLEPVS, from the coding sequence GTGACGTTCCTCTACGTCGTGCTGCTCCTGGCATCGGCGGCGATGCTCACCGCCGGGATCGCCGAACAGCGCCAGCACTACCGGCACCTGCACAGCATCCCGACGCGCGTGCTCGTCAACGGCATCCGCGGCAAATCCTCCATCACCCGGCTCTGCGCGGGCGCGCTGCGCGGCGGCGGGCTCGTCACGACGGCGAAGACCACCGGCACCGCGGCCCGGTTCATCCACCCCGACGGCAGCGAAGAGCCGGTCTACCGCAAGTTCGGCATCGCCAACGTCGTCGAGCAGATCGGCATCGTCCGCCGCGCCGCCGCCTACCGGCCCGACGCGCTCGTCATCGAATGCATGGCCGTGATGCCGGACCTGCAGGAGATCAACCAGAGCAAGCTGATCCGCTCCACGATCGGCGTGCTGTGCAACGTCCGCGAAGACCACCTCGCCGAGATGGGCCCGACCCTCGACGACGTCGCCCGCTCGCTGTCCCGCTCGATGCCGGTCGGCGGAATCTGCCTCACCGCGGAGAAGGACCGGCTGCACATCCTCCAGGAAGAGGCGGCCAAACGGGACTGCGAGCTCATCGCCGTCGACCCGGAATCCGTGTCCGACCAGGAGATGCGCGGCTTCGGCTGGATCACCTTCAAGGAGAACGTCGCCATCGCGCTGGCCGTGGCGGACCTGCTCGGCGTCAACCGGCAGCTGGCGCTCGACGGCATGTGGGCCGCACCGCCGGACCCGGGCGTGCTCCAGGTCCACCAGTACCGCGCCGGACGGCGGCACCTGCGCTTCGCCAACGTCTTCGCCGCCAACGACCCCGAATCGACGTTGATGAACATCGACCAGCTCCGCGCGCAAGGCGCGATCTCCGACCCGCTGCACGTGATCATCAACTGCCGGCCGGACCGCGTCGAGCGCAACGGCCAGATGGGCGCGCTGATCCCCCGCATCGCCCCGGAACGCGTCGTGCTGATCGGCGAACCGACCCGCAGCGCCCGCGCCGCGATCCCCAGCGAGTGGCACGACCGGGTCGTCGACCTGGGTGGTTCGCGCTCGCCGCGGGAACTGCTGCGCGGGATCGTCGGCGGCGTCGAGCGGCAGGCGTCGCTGATCGCCATCGGCAACATCCACGGCCAGGGGGAACTGCTCATCGAGGAACTCGCGAAACTGGAACCGGTCTCCTGA